One genomic segment of Nocardia spumae includes these proteins:
- a CDS encoding NYN domain-containing protein, which produces MSLREMAQAADEVAGTVRGDEPEAVAGASAPAEGSAAPVGEATGVRRVLLVWDAPNLDMGLGAILGGRPTAAYRPRFDALGRWLLARTAELSAGSTQRIEPEATVFTNIAPGTADVVRPWVEALRNVGYAVFAKPKIDEDSDVDSDMLAHIQLRRSGAGLAGIMVASADGQAFREPLEEVAATGVPVQVLGFREHASWAVTSDILDFVDLEDIPGVFREPLPRVSLDSLPDEGAWLQPFRPLSALLTSRPAQGVA; this is translated from the coding sequence ATGAGTCTCAGGGAGATGGCCCAGGCCGCCGACGAGGTTGCCGGAACAGTGCGCGGCGACGAGCCGGAGGCCGTCGCCGGAGCATCGGCGCCGGCGGAGGGCTCCGCGGCGCCGGTCGGCGAGGCCACCGGCGTACGCCGGGTCCTGCTGGTGTGGGACGCGCCCAACCTCGATATGGGTTTGGGGGCCATTCTCGGCGGCCGTCCGACCGCCGCCTACCGGCCGCGATTCGATGCGCTGGGCCGCTGGCTGCTCGCCCGTACCGCCGAGTTGTCGGCCGGGAGCACACAGCGCATCGAGCCCGAGGCGACGGTCTTCACCAATATCGCCCCCGGCACCGCCGATGTGGTGCGGCCGTGGGTGGAAGCGCTGCGTAACGTCGGCTACGCCGTCTTCGCCAAACCCAAGATCGACGAGGATTCCGACGTCGACAGCGACATGCTGGCGCATATCCAGTTACGTCGCAGTGGCGCCGGTCTGGCCGGGATCATGGTGGCCTCCGCGGACGGTCAGGCGTTCCGCGAACCGCTCGAGGAAGTGGCGGCCACCGGAGTCCCCGTTCAAGTGCTCGGATTCCGCGAGCATGCGAGTTGGGCGGTCACGTCCGATATCCTCGATTTCGTCGACCTCGAGGACATCCCGGGTGTGTTCCGTGAACCGCTGCCCCGGGTCAGCCTCGACTCGCTGCCCGACGAGGGAGCCTGGCTGCAGCCCTTCCGGCCGCTGTCCGCACTGCTCACCTCCCGCCCCGCCCAAGGAGTCGCTTAG
- the trmB gene encoding tRNA (guanosine(46)-N7)-methyltransferase TrmB encodes MGAVKDAANHISGSDGAGGGSAAPEREPSRLYPRVTSFRSRRGALTATQQQSWDRMWPRIGREVSDEPLDTAAWFGRTAPLIVEIGCGTGTATAAMAQAEPDFDLIGIEVYKPGLAQLVQRIEREGIDNIRLLRGDAVDVLEHMIAENSLAGVRVFFPDPWPKSRHHKRRLLQPPTMSLIASRLQPGGILHVATDHAGYAEHIAEVGAGETQLVGLNEATGGDPEHPATETVIGLERPVTKFESKAHRAGSAITEFLWGKI; translated from the coding sequence ATGGGGGCCGTGAAAGACGCCGCGAACCACATCTCTGGGAGCGACGGGGCCGGAGGCGGCAGCGCCGCACCCGAGCGCGAACCCTCGCGGCTCTACCCGCGGGTCACGAGCTTCCGATCCCGCCGCGGCGCACTGACCGCGACCCAGCAGCAATCCTGGGACCGGATGTGGCCGCGCATCGGGCGCGAGGTGAGCGACGAACCACTCGACACCGCCGCCTGGTTCGGCCGGACCGCACCGCTGATCGTCGAGATCGGCTGCGGCACCGGCACCGCGACCGCCGCCATGGCCCAGGCCGAACCCGATTTCGATCTGATCGGCATCGAGGTCTACAAGCCCGGCCTCGCCCAGCTCGTGCAGCGGATCGAGCGCGAGGGCATCGACAACATCCGGCTGCTGCGCGGCGATGCCGTCGACGTGCTCGAACACATGATTGCGGAGAATTCGCTAGCTGGCGTGCGGGTCTTCTTCCCCGACCCGTGGCCGAAGTCCAGGCATCATAAGCGGCGACTGCTGCAGCCGCCGACGATGTCTCTCATCGCCAGCCGCCTACAGCCCGGCGGAATTCTGCACGTGGCTACCGACCACGCCGGCTACGCGGAACACATCGCGGAGGTCGGCGCGGGAGAAACGCAGCTCGTCGGCCTGAACGAGGCGACGGGCGGCGATCCGGAACACCCCGCGACCGAGACGGTGATCGGCCTCGAACGCCCCGTGACGAAGTTCGAGAGCAAGGCGCATCGAGCCGGAAGTGCTATCACCGAGTTCCTTTGGGGGAAGATCTAG
- a CDS encoding lipase family protein: MSVSVDVIGHDGGASAVVTKQERLLPPSRDPFYRAPADLAAHAPGTVLRSRPVQIALLGVIPQRVSAWQLLYRSNDLHGRPEAVVTTVLLPGDADPHAARPLLAFQSAIDAAGERCTPSYALRRGALVPGSITQLEWLLVANALRRGWAVSIADHEGMSGRFGAPREPGYRGLDGIRAALHFAPLGLDADTPVVVWGYSGGGMAGSWLVEMAPTYAPELRIEGAALGAPVGDPGEVFVRLNGGPYAGFPAIVIAALRQVYPALSEVLDGRISAAGERLLERAAALPPIVALARLAGQDVGDYLDRPLPEVLSGPAMREMFDDMRLGQHTPHCPVLVIQPVHDQIIDMSCIDGQVERYRRGGATVGYIRDRLSDHFSLFPLATPLSLDWLADRIAGRPVTETDTRTVWSVAASPARWRGLLDMAGTAGRVLLGLPLRQQSEPRLPDAQPLAA; encoded by the coding sequence ATGAGCGTCAGCGTCGACGTCATCGGACACGACGGCGGTGCGTCCGCTGTCGTGACGAAGCAGGAACGGCTGTTGCCGCCGTCGCGTGATCCCTTCTATCGCGCACCGGCCGATCTGGCCGCCCACGCTCCCGGAACCGTCCTGCGCAGCCGTCCGGTACAGATCGCGCTGCTGGGCGTGATTCCGCAGCGGGTATCGGCCTGGCAGTTGCTCTACCGCAGCAACGACCTGCACGGCCGGCCCGAGGCCGTGGTGACCACGGTCCTGCTGCCCGGCGACGCGGATCCCCACGCGGCTCGGCCGCTGCTGGCCTTCCAATCGGCGATCGACGCCGCCGGCGAGCGCTGCACCCCCTCGTACGCGCTGCGACGCGGCGCGCTGGTCCCCGGTTCCATCACCCAGTTGGAATGGCTGCTGGTCGCCAACGCTCTGCGCCGGGGCTGGGCGGTGAGCATCGCCGATCACGAGGGCATGAGCGGCCGGTTCGGCGCGCCCCGGGAACCCGGCTATCGCGGCCTGGACGGCATCCGGGCCGCCCTGCACTTCGCCCCGCTCGGCCTCGACGCCGATACCCCCGTGGTGGTCTGGGGCTATTCCGGCGGCGGTATGGCCGGATCCTGGTTGGTCGAGATGGCCCCGACCTACGCTCCCGAACTGCGGATCGAGGGTGCGGCGCTGGGCGCTCCGGTCGGCGATCCGGGCGAGGTCTTCGTCCGGCTCAACGGCGGACCGTATGCCGGGTTCCCGGCGATCGTGATCGCCGCGCTGCGCCAGGTCTATCCGGCCTTGAGCGAGGTCCTCGACGGCCGGATCAGCGCCGCCGGAGAACGACTGCTCGAACGCGCGGCCGCACTGCCGCCGATCGTGGCGCTGGCCCGGCTGGCCGGACAGGATGTGGGCGACTATCTCGATCGCCCGCTGCCCGAAGTGCTCAGCGGTCCCGCCATGCGCGAGATGTTCGACGATATGCGCCTGGGGCAGCACACGCCGCACTGTCCGGTCCTGGTGATCCAGCCGGTGCACGACCAGATCATCGATATGTCCTGCATCGACGGTCAGGTCGAGCGCTACCGGCGCGGCGGCGCGACCGTGGGGTATATCCGCGACCGGCTCAGTGACCATTTCTCCCTGTTTCCGCTGGCCACGCCGTTGAGCCTGGATTGGCTGGCCGATCGGATCGCCGGTCGCCCGGTGACCGAGACCGACACCCGCACCGTCTGGTCGGTGGCGGCGTCGCCGGCCCGCTGGCGTGGTCTGCTGGATATGGCCGGCACCGCGGGACGGGTACTGCTCGGCCTGCCGCTGCGGCAACAGAGCGAACCGCGGCTACCGGACGCACAGCCGCTGGCCGCCTGA